Proteins from a single region of Actinomycetota bacterium:
- a CDS encoding Fur family transcriptional regulator, with protein VRKSTKRRPAPEQDKMIVEALRGVGRPVSAYELIEELRHKASLAPQTVYRSLDRLIAEGQAHRLESLNAFVACCHPSHEGVAVFAICNDCGTVNEFDEPAAVERLAAWARKAKFAVERMTLELRGRCRDCTARAPR; from the coding sequence GTTCGCAAGAGCACCAAGCGCCGGCCTGCCCCTGAGCAGGACAAGATGATCGTCGAAGCCCTGCGCGGCGTCGGGCGTCCGGTCAGCGCCTACGAGCTGATCGAAGAGCTGCGCCACAAGGCGAGCCTTGCGCCGCAGACCGTGTATCGCTCGCTCGACCGCCTCATCGCCGAGGGGCAGGCGCACCGCTTGGAGTCGCTCAACGCCTTCGTCGCGTGTTGCCACCCGAGCCACGAGGGTGTGGCCGTGTTCGCCATCTGCAACGACTGCGGTACGGTCAACGAGTTCGACGAGCCGGCGGCGGTCGAGCGCCTTGCCGCGTGGGCGCGCAAGGCGAAGTTCGCCGTCGAGAGAATGACGCTCGAGCTGCGCGGGCGCTGCCGCGACTGCACCGCGCGCGCGCCACGCTGA